Within the Candidatus Binatia bacterium genome, the region CGCGCCGTCGATTCCACCGACCGGTTCGTCGCCACGCCGCACATGAAAATCGACCGTGCGCCGAGCCCGCGCAAAGTCGAATCCAGCGGAGTCTCGAAAAAAGCGCTGGGCCGCCGCTTGCGGATGACGACTTCGCCTTTTTGTGGAGCGATCTCGTCGACGATCTTCACGCCCCAACTGTCCTCTATCAAAGAGCCGCTCTTCCGGCTGGGAGACTGCGGCGATGCATCGACGAAGCTCGGATGATATGCGGTGTAGATAAAAATCACGGGAACGGCTTTCGCCCGCGCGGCCGCGAGCAAGCGTCGAACGTTGGGCACGAGTGGGGCGAACTCAGGCGGAAAACCGCCGTGATACAGCTTGCCTTCGGGATGGAGCAGCTCGTTCTGCATGTCGATGATCAGAAGGACGTTCTTGTCGGCCATGATTGTCTTCGACCTCTCGATCGCCGGTTCGAGGCTGGATGCGAAAAACAAGTCACTCCGCGCATGGGACGTCGAGAAAGAATTCCCTCTCCCCTCGCGGGAGAGGGTCAGGGTGAGGGGCGCTACAACCGTCGCCACCCTCACCTCATTCCTCTCCCGTCAAGGGAGAGGAGGTTCGTAACCCATTCAATCTCCACATCCACGCTGATTGCGTATTTCTTCTCTTTTTGTTTTCGTTCTTTCCTTATTAACGCTGCGAAAACCTTCATCCACTACGACACCGTAGATCTCTTCCGCGGATCGGAGGCTCACCAAGCCTTTTCGGACGTCGGCCAAAACCATTTCCGGATCGCGTTCCAGCGGATCGCCGAATCCGCCGCCGCCGCAGGCGACGCGCTCGAAGACGTCGCCTTTCTTGAGAAACGTCTCCTCGCTCGATTTCGGCTCGAGACGCCCGCCGAGCGCGTCGAAATCTACCGGCACTTCGCCCGCGGCGAGCCGCTCGTTGACCGCAGTGCCGCGGCGGATGTTGAACTGCGTCGTGCTGCCCGGATAACCGCCGGCGATCCCCGCCGACGCGGGCTGCTCGATGCCGCAGCCGTGGACCACGCACGTTGGAATTTCCTCCACGTCGTGCGGCGTCATCGCCAGACCGATCCCCACGCCACCGCGAAATTTTCCCGGCCCGCCGGTGTCGGGCTCCTGCCTGCGGTACAGATAGAGGAGCGGATAGCGGAACTCGTAGGTCTCGACGTTCGCGATCGCGCAGGCGAGCGAGCGGACAAAGCCTCCGGTGTCGATGCCGTCGCTGCCGGCGCGCGCCCCCGCGCCGCCCGCCATGCCGTCGAGCATGGTCGAGCCGAACGGCTGCCCGCGCTGGTCGAGGCCGAAAAGCTCCTGCTGTCCCGACGCGCCGTTCCAGCACGCCATCAATCTCGAAGAGTGCGTCTCGCTCGCGTCGAGCATCTTCGCGAGGCAGGCGCTCACCGCCGTCGTGGTGACGAAGCTTCCGGCCGTCGTCGCCTTGGCGGCGCCCGCCGGCCACGCGGCTTCGACGACCGTT harbors:
- a CDS encoding cysteine hydrolase, with product MADKNVLLIIDMQNELLHPEGKLYHGGFPPEFAPLVPNVRRLLAAARAKAVPVIFIYTAYHPSFVDASPQSPSRKSGSLIEDSWGVKIVDEIAPQKGEVVIRKRRPSAFFETPLDSTLRGLGARSIFMCGVATNRSVESTARDAFNRDYESFIVSDGTAARSVAAHKGSLESLGGFFGKVVSAEEVERIWSQV